The sequence ATTCCATTCTTAAGAAtctacctaagagaaatgaaaacttatgtttacacaaaaacctgtatactaatgtagaaaattccaaagaatctacaaaaaagctactagaaaaaccaagataaaaaatgttttaccttTTAAGAAGATGAACAAATTCAACACTTTGCAATATCTTTTAACAAATTATCTTCCCCAGTATCCAAGCCTAAATCAAGCTCAAATTTAAATACCATCAACGATAAAACTTTTACTGAGTACCTCGTAAGTGACAGGCTTTATTCTAAAAGCCTTGTACAAATTATTGCATTTAATCTTCAAACTCTCCACTCAGaaactttaaactttattttcttttccttatttcttatatatttaattaaatactattttaagCTTTGAGAGATAAACAGTTTCTGAACTTGAACCTAAAATAGTTCAGCTGGAGGCTGTTTCTGAATAGTAGGGAAAATGACAATAGGCCTGAACAgtagaaacaagacaaaaaaaatgaaaagaatttttgaaattattagaTTTCTACCTGGAGTCTCCACAACATGAACAATGACCTCATTGTTCCCGTTCACTGAGTATGTGTAATAGAACCAGCAGTCGTCAACATCCTTCTCCTTACAATGGGACAGGGGATCTACTTGGCCTGGCTGGGGTAATTTGTCCCGATTTTCTACCTTGGTAATGTTGAAATATGAACATTCCTGTgcgcatttgtttttcttttctcctttattgaAGGCTCTGCACTGAACACATTCTctgttaaaacacaaattattacctttaaaatttattatttatgataAATGTCTGCTTAAAGATTATTTTGTGTGCTAAGCTCACATGACAACAAGAGCTATAAAAGAggatttgaataaatgaaaaggtaTACCACATTTCTGAAtgggaaaagaatgtaaaaagatgCTTGTTTCCCAAATGAAATTACAGATTTATTACAGTTTAAATTAAAATcctgataaagaaataaaaggtagtAAAATAAAACTAGCACTTTCACGtattaaatacataataaaaccacaaaaatttAACAGTGTGTTACTGGCACAATAATTCTTCAATGGGAAAAACCTACAATTTTGCTTAATTTAGTCAAAAGATAGTAATTAAGCAATTAGTAATGCTAATTTAACAAAGGTTACTACACAGATTCATTATATAGCAAATTCAGATCAAAATAGCAACTTTCTTATGACACACTTCAATATCATGTAATATACCTAGTGATtgagaaagaatttttaagaattaaaaggTGGGCTTCCATGGGGCAGATATTTATAGTGCAACCTAACAGTGGCACTGTTCTGGTTCTAGTGATAATACTCAGGTGAGCAGAGAATACATATCAACTATTTCAAGCAATTAGGAAATACTCACTTATGCTCTGCACAGACGCCAAGGCAGGTCTGACACATCTCACAAGTCTGCCCTTGGAACTTGGGATCTGTACACTTACAGACTCCACACTCACAGATGCCCCGGCCATTGCAGATCTGTCCATTTGAGGCCTCGCATGTAGAAGTATCCAAAGAACAGTCGCACGCACTGCCGGTGTAGTTGGGGTTGCATTCACACACACGACACTTGCAAACACCATTTCCTGAGATTAAAAGtatcatttctcaaaataatgGTAAAAATAGAAAGTCAGAGCAttgatttaaaagtaaaaataagcaaCAACATGGAAGAAAGTGTATCTAAGCAATGGACTGACCCCTCCAGGCTGCCCCTTTCCTACTTTTTCACCGAGTAAGCgcttaacattttttattgtattagatGGGATCACATTTTAGAACTATTTCAGGTCCTTTTCTCACCTCCACAAATCAAGCCATTGGATCTATCACAGTTGAAATTATCACACTCGCAGAATTTTCCAGAGTAAATTTCATTTGTATTATCCCTCTTCCTACAAACGCATTGTCCACAGACGCACTCTCCATTGTTACTGCAGATTTCTGAACTGTTCTCTTTCCTGCAGTAAGCGTCCATGTCTTCACTGTTCACTTCATCTGTGCTACATTCACAGTGTCTACCAACACGTCCCTCATTGCACCTAAAGAAAGATTCCAAAATTGcaatcacataaaataaaaatgatttaaaataacaaGTCTTTCTGTCAGAAAGACTGGGAGAACAACACTGAACAATGTCTTCAAACTGGATGGTAGTGTTCATGCCACACGTCACAGACATGTATGAAAATGTACATGTGAACACACACATTAGCCATTCAAGTTCACATATGCAAGGGCCTAGAAATAAACTTTCTTCAGTAAAGTAGCAATTTAGATCAAgatgaaaacataataaaaatggatCTGCATGACCCAAACAGGATATGTacaatgtggaaattaaaaattatatttagaacACACAGTTAATAACTGATGGGATATTATccacatatttttctcattttaataacCCTTCTAACCCTAGTTATTTGGGCTGACATTTAGGTCAAAATACTTTCTCCTCTCTTTACTCTTTTAAGGAGAAAGCTGTATTCAGAGTATattcagttttagtttttaatttaaaaagtagccacagtgtgaaaataaaattttagataatTTGATTAAAGTTTTGTTAGTAGTAGATTCTATGTTCTGGAAAtaccattttctctttcaattttacaacacatgtttatttttggaaaattattcCAATAATGCAGAAGTACACGTAGTACAAGGTAAGCATCCTTTATTCCTTCCTAATTCCATTTCCCAGGTAAAAATCACCATTATCAGTTTGACACATTTTTCTAAAACCTTTTCctataaacatattttacataAGCCTATTTTGTTCTACAAAATTCAGATTGCTATCATATGGCAGAAAAACCCAAATCTTACCAGTTTGCTGAATATACTTCTCGTATGGCTATAAAAGCTTTCATTTTAGAGTAAAGAATAGCCTTCTTaagaaaaaaaggcaggaaagaacTTTCTATAAATATCACACATAAGATCATCAAATTGATCTTGTGGTGAGTGACAGTGGTTGGAATCAGTATTTTATTTGCTCCAAATAGAGAGATTTTTCCCTGGATGTCCCAAAACATAGCCTGCCTATAACCCTCTAAACCAACACACCTCTCTCTGTCATTCTGCAACAACTCCCAGCTTACCTGCAAGCTCCACACTCAAACGTTCCATTTCCTTCGTGACACTTTGGACTTTCGGGGATGCCTTCACTCTGGCACTCACATTCACAGATGAATTGAAGAATAATTTCTACTTCTTCAGTGAAGCCCAGAGGCTTAATTTTAAtggtttcagaatttttatttggaCATTTATTTGAAGTTATGCTAATTTCAAATTGAACcttgaaggaaaaaaggaagtttAAGTTAACAACTAACTAAGCAATTTAAATctactaaaaaatatttcaaaaagctactcatttcttttaatgtttctcaAATTATAAACTAAATTTGCttataaataagtaattttttcttttctacagaaAATGTTTATACTGTACAACATACCTCATCTCCAATGGAAATATTggaacattttcttccattttccccAGTCCCATTCACTCCATTCTTGCAGTAGGATTTGTAATTTATTGTTACACCTTCTGGCAATttgctgttttccaaaatgacttcTGAGGAAAGGGACTAAAGTAAAGACTAATTATACATAGGAAAGTTAAACAAAATGCTACCTGAATGCATAAAACCAATGAGTAAAATGAACTGTTCAGAAAAAAAcatcatttcaataaaatattttgatgccAAATGCAACTGAGTGACTAGAAAACAGAACCCAAACAGGCTCTACTTATTAAGGATCCAATCTGTAAAATAATGCACACAATTGAAAAGAGTATTTCTATGTTaattattcaattaaaatattaatgatcaTACAAGGCAGAGGCCTAATATTAATTATGAGGAGTCCTAACATTTTCATTCTCCATTGGCAAAATGGCTCTCCTCTGCCTCTACCCCTTTCAGCTAACAAGGGACTACAGTAAACATCTACTGTGCAGTCTAGGAACAAATCTGCTTACGAGCCATTATTGTCCTGGCCAAAAACCCCCAAGGAGGAAGGATTCAAGCCAGGGCTTATTTGAAATATCAATTAGCATCTATTGagcaactaatatttatttctcaGGACAAATGGAGAAGGCTGCAGTGCCACGCTATCTCTTGTTCACACCCCTCCAAGTATAGGTGTTAGGAAAATACCCTGTTAAGAATGGAGAACAACTACGGGGGAAGACGCAGAACAACTGGAATCTTGAAAACcttcataaaaatttttctctGAGTCAGGTCTCTCCAAAACATTTTGGGACCACCATGGCATGAggtaaaaatatctaaaattctaACCTGCCAAAAGGTTGGGGAGTAAAGGTGGTGTATGCATACATGATTTTTACCATAGTATTACAAATGCCTTCAgattatttaaaatgattatgaACCAGTGCTTTTCAACTCAAAAACTTCTTTCTGtacatggggggaaaaaaacaattcaataaatCTTCTCCAAACAGGCAAGTcgtacatatttacatttttacatatgttatagtatatgtatatataagtgtgtgtgtaccTCTTGAAAAGAGAAAACTGTATCCTCTGAATACATGGCAAGAGAAGAACTGGCCAAAAAAGGTTTTCCAGCACAATTCAACAAAACAGATGAATCTATAAAGGATACTtcggagaggaaaaggaagattGAGGGAATCCTATAAATCTAAATGCAAGTTATGTTTTACACTTACTTTCCAACAAGATCTATCACTTAATGATATACACACAGATATTTAGAAATTTTCCCCACATGCCcttatatttttgctttgttgagGCTATGCAAATAATTATGCTTTTGTAAGACAATATGAAGTTTTTCCACCAGAactagaatttaattttttttttgtcctctggGCTTGCTAAATTGTGCATAAAGGAAGTTTTACTTTCTCTGAGCAAAGTATTCTCAACAGGGTATTGTCCAAAACTGATGTATTTAAAATGTACTCACATTGTATGCATCAATGATCAACTGAATTACATTGCTAGAATTTGCAGATAATGTTCCTACTGCTGACTTAGGGATCAAATTTTTCAGTTCCtgcaattaaaagacaaaacatgTAAAATACAAATACTGTTCATTCAACCAATTAGCATCTACTGagcaactaacatttatttttaaataccagtTCCCAATATATTTCTTAAGTAACTTTAGGAGTCAAACCGGAAAAAAACAACTAGCTGTATAATATGTGGTTAAAAATTAATGTGAACCACTTTTGTAAAATTCAGTCTGCCTATCTGGTGACATTTCCTACATTTCAATTCAGACATATAATTTTGCCTCTAATGACTAAGCAAAAAAGATCTAAGCCTTTGTTCTTTTTATGCCACACATACTTACCTTGTAAACAGGCTGAAATTCTTCAGTAACTGCAAAAATTGTCTGAATGTTATTTTCACTGAGTTTCTGGACAAGGTGAGCAATAGAGGGATAGTCCTAAGAAATTAAGTAATATGATTTAGTATGTAAATACATCCTTCATATCTATTTCAGTTCTTCaatactttttgaaaataataacaacTTGCATATATAACTGAATTACTTACACAAGACTGCTTTCAAATAAGAGAATCAAATGCAAACAATTGCTGAAGTGGGCAGTATATACATGTGGGTTTCTAATACTCTTCTCTCcacttttatgtatgtataaaaatttCTCTACTCTTATGTATGTATAAAAGAGTTTTAAATAAGATTATCTATGTATATTAAATGTAAGGACAACAAAATTAAAGAATTGTCAGTAATTAAAAGTTCTATTATATGTCACTTAAGAAAAAGACCAAGATTTACCAATGTTTGGATTTCTTCTAAAATCTgaagaacatttattttcaaaaaaggcAGGGTgcctacttttaaaaatcatgtcaAAGATAAAGAGTATAAGACTAGACAAATTATTGGTTTAGCAATACTATCAACTTTGCTACCAAATGCTATGTGTGAGTGAGAGGAGACACAGCTCCGGGCGGAGGTAAGGAGTAGAAGTGGTGCCTGGGCATCCCTTTTCTACCCCAGCGAGGCCTTGTCTACGTGGAAGGAAGCAGACACAAAGCCACATCTTCACAAACAGCAGTACTAGCTTTCCTGCACGTTAGATTAGGGTCCATACTTACCACAATACCAAAACCTCAAACCCTGAAAAGCCCACAAGCCAGTCACCCACAATATTTTAGTATTAAACACAAAAATTCAACATGAACCTATTCACTATGGAAGGAATTAAGCACTTACATAATAATGGCTCATTGTGTATACATCATTTTCCAGGTGACACTGCCCATCATTTGGTAAAACAATGCCACCAAGTTTCCCATCTCCGGCAAAATGAAACCCAGCATCCGTGGAAAACACTAGCAGCCGTGTAACATTTCTCCAGCCAATCAATGACTTGAAAAGAAaaggatttcaattttaaaacactATTTACTATAATTCAGCATAAGTCTTTCAATTTTCATAGGGCTACCGTTGTCCTTTCAACCTAATTCTGTatcttctctttgtcttcctTATCACAGTGCTGATAATCACGCTGATAAACAGAGCCAACTGAAGGAAGCTCTTCCACCAGCTCCTTTTAAAAACTGTCTTTTGGTTTTGCTCACCTTCATAACTACAGCAGcgaccacagtgcctggcacatagtaggtgttcaatgaGTATCTGTTGATAAATAAGTCTCTCTGCCTATAACTAACTTTACCCTACAGCTGCTATCTTGttcccatccatccttccatccattctTGCTCTATCATCTATATAATATACCTCCTCTATTGGCCCTCCATATTAGGCCTTCTATTAATTACAGAAAAAACTAATTCTCTCATCCAAGGACTTGCCCTgcttaatttcacctgttttaaCTCATCAATCAGtactgtttatttgttcatttatttattttattctccacCTTATTCAATACAGAATTTAAAGTAGCAGTAAAATCTTCTTCTCTCTATGGTAATGTTGTAATTATATTTGGCTAAATTTACTCAATACGACTGTTTAAATAATAACTTCCTAAAACTGTAAACCTGTTTATATCTTCCTAAAACTAAATTCCCTGAAGGCAGGAACTATTAACGCTGGCAATCTTTCAAAAGTGTAATGTCTGTCTCTTTTGCATCTAGAAAAGTAGAACAGCATGACAAGCATAGAAATATAACTAGGACCATGGGTGCCAGGGCTTGTGTGATCCCACTGGTGAAGGTAGGTTAGAGGCAACCCAGAGAATGCTCTCTACAACAAGCTGCTAACAGGATCACAAATAAATGGCTAGAAAAAAAGGGGTGTCAGGCTAGGCACTACTACCCAAATCACCACTCTTGCTTCAGCCTTAAAAGCAGAGATTACCCTTAAATTGCAACCATCCTAGTGAGAAGTCAAAAGTAACAACAATATCTGCATATCAGTTAGCACCTTAGCAAAAATTGGTTAAAAAATAACTACTAAGAGGCATGTGGAATCGAGGAAGTTCTTCTAGGGAAAAGGGGTcttatgagggaaaaaaaatgagatagtaCTAGATACTTAAGACGAACTTTACCTCacaatgttttctagttttagcCTCAGCTATATCATTAAGAGGACATCTCAAAATACTCAGCTGGTACATGGGTCATAAAATGCTAATCACTGGTCCAATAGAGATGAGCTTGCTGCTACTAAAAATCTTGCAATTACAATTACAAATATTAtattacttctcaaaatacatgtTCTCATAAAGCTTACAAACTGGAGCTTAACAAGTTCTTTCGAAGATGATGAACAGAAGAAAACTGACCAAAAGAAGATGATATATTACTCCATTTCTGCACTTTCAAGGTTCCTGGTGATGCCTCGGATAACATCAATTCCCTCTCTAATTACAAAGCCAGAAAGTTAGGACACTTGGGCCTCTTCTAAAAACTCAGAACGCTAGCTAAAATACAGCTAAGTCGCCCCACTATTTCAAATGGTTAGCATTCTGGCTTTCAAAACCCTGTATGAATGACCTAACCACCTATCTGGCTGAAATAGAAACATAATgattaaatatgattttataataTACTTATAGTTACAGGGAATTTAAGGGATTATTATCTGTAGTTCTCTGGGATAATCAAATGATATGGTAGTGAAGGTCTTTCTACTAACTGATAGTAGAATTACACTTAAAATTCACGTAAATAGTACAAATAATATGCCCTTGTAGGAAATAAATGCACTTACTCCACAAACTGCAACTTGCATGATTGCATCAAAACCACCTTCTGGAGAATCCAAATTTCCAGATATGCGCTGTTTACCAACAAGTTCATTAAATACTTCTCCTTTATCAGTAAGACTGAGCACATTTTTGTAGCTAAATGGACTGGTGCAGTTCTGCTCACTTGTGCAAGGGTTCCTGAGTTTAGCTGGTGTTGTACTAATGTATGGCATAACGGTTTTCTCCACAAACGAGCCAAATCCTATGAAGAAAAAATGCATATGGATACATGAATGAATAGAGATAGACAGATAGCTAGCTACCTAGCTAGCTAaacttgcattaaaaaaaaaaagtcaagtatgTTATCACATGTAaattgctgtggactgaatgtgtatctcccccaaaattcatatattgaaaacctaatccccaatgtgatggtattaggaagcagagtctttgggaggtgattagatcatgagggtggagctctcatgaatgggattagcatccttataaaagaggccccagagaactGCCTTCTCCCTTCCACCATGAGAGGATACAGCTAGAAGGCAACAcctgtgaaccagaaagtggaCCCTCACCCGACACTGAATCTGCCTGGATCTTGGATTTCttatcctccagaactgtgaggaatcaatttctgttgtttataagctacctagtttatggcattttgttatagcagcccaaatcgACTAAGACATAaatcaatctctttcttttgtctACCCACTTTAACAATAACTCATATTCATTTTCTTAGCATACCAACCCTCAATAATAAcaagttgaatgaatgaatgaatacatgcatgcatgcatgcatgcatgaatgaatgaatgaatattctggaattctgaacatttcaaaaaactaacttggTAAGAGCTTCCTACCCCAAGGTTCTTGAATTATGCTTACTGAATGAAAGAACATTTTAAGCAAGTGCTATCATTTAATGATTACAATAACGTAGAGTTAATATTTGAAAGGTAGCTTTTAGGTCTCAAGAAGACTATCAAGTTTTCCAATACTCTGTTATTAAATCTCTTATATACCAGTAGTAAAAAGAAGCAGGTAAAAAGTTGGAGATACATGAAATAGGGAAAATGAGGTTGGGAAAGGAGATTATTATAACACGAAAAATCTAGGTCTGAAGTGACATTAGGCTGTACAGGTAGGTGCGGTCATACTAATCAGTAATGAAAGAGAATCTGGGTACTCACTacttgtttataaaatatatcaatagatgaatggataaactgctATGAAAACAAGCATGCATTACATTATCTGAGGTATAATCTGTGTCAAGTAATATAGTAGCACACAGTGACAGAGGAACGATGAGGGGGCAAGATTATTAAATGTGATAGGAATATCAGTTTCCTCTCAGAAAGAAAAGCCTAAAAACTGGTCTATTTATGTCCCAAATATGTTgtgaagaacaaaggaaaaaaaacataaaagagctTTGAGAACTGCCAAGACttatacaaatgaaaattattaatttttcctaCCAATTCGGAAG comes from Cynocephalus volans isolate mCynVol1 chromosome 6, mCynVol1.pri, whole genome shotgun sequence and encodes:
- the ITGB1 gene encoding integrin beta-1 isoform X1; protein product: MNLQLIFWIGLTSSICCVFGQTDENRCLKANAKSCGECIQAGPNCGWCTNSTFLQEGMPTSARCDDLEALKKKGCHPDDIENPRGSKVIKKNKNVTNRSKGTAEKLQPEDITQIQPQQLVLQLRSGEPQMFTLKFKRAEDYPIDLYYLMDLSYSMKDDLENVKSLGTDLMNEMRRITSDFRIGFGSFVEKTVMPYISTTPAKLRNPCTSEQNCTSPFSYKNVLSLTDKGEVFNELVGKQRISGNLDSPEGGFDAIMQVAVCGSLIGWRNVTRLLVFSTDAGFHFAGDGKLGGIVLPNDGQCHLENDVYTMSHYYDYPSIAHLVQKLSENNIQTIFAVTEEFQPVYKELKNLIPKSAVGTLSANSSNVIQLIIDAYNSLSSEVILENSKLPEGVTINYKSYCKNGVNGTGENGRKCSNISIGDEVQFEISITSNKCPNKNSETIKIKPLGFTEEVEIILQFICECECQSEGIPESPKCHEGNGTFECGACRCNEGRVGRHCECSTDEVNSEDMDAYCRKENSSEICSNNGECVCGQCVCRKRDNTNEIYSGKFCECDNFNCDRSNGLICGGNGVCKCRVCECNPNYTGSACDCSLDTSTCEASNGQICNGRGICECGVCKCTDPKFQGQTCEMCQTCLGVCAEHKECVQCRAFNKGEKKNKCAQECSYFNITKVENRDKLPQPGQVDPLSHCKEKDVDDCWFYYTYSVNGNNEVIVHVVETPECPTGPDIIPIVAGVVAGIVLIGLALLLIWKLLMIIHDRREFAKFEKEKMNAKWDTQENPIYKSPINNFKNPNYGRKAGL
- the ITGB1 gene encoding integrin beta-1 isoform X2, with the translated sequence MNLQLIFWIGLTSSICCVFGQTDENRCLKANAKSCGECIQAGPNCGWCTNSTFLQEGMPTSARCDDLEALKKKGCHPDDIENPRGSKVIKKNKNVTNRSKGTAEKLQPEDITQIQPQQLVLQLRSGEPQMFTLKFKRAEDYPIDLYYLMDLSYSMKDDLENVKSLGTDLMNEMRRITSDFRIGFGSFVEKTVMPYISTTPAKLRNPCTSEQNCTSPFSYKNVLSLTDKGEVFNELVGKQRISGNLDSPEGGFDAIMQVAVCGSLIGWRNVTRLLVFSTDAGFHFAGDGKLGGIVLPNDGQCHLENDVYTMSHYYDYPSIAHLVQKLSENNIQTIFAVTEEFQPVYKELKNLIPKSAVGTLSANSSNVIQLIIDAYNSLSSEVILENSKLPEGVTINYKSYCKNGVNGTGENGRKCSNISIGDEVQFEISITSNKCPNKNSETIKIKPLGFTEEVEIILQFICECECQSEGIPESPKCHEGNGTFECGACRCNEGRVGRHCECSTDEVNSEDMDAYCRKENSSEICSNNGECVCGQCVCRKRDNTNEIYSGKFCECDNFNCDRSNGLICGGNGVCKCRVCECNPNYTGSACDCSLDTSTCEASNGQICNGRGICECGVCKCTDPKFQGQTCEMCQTCLGVCAEHKECVQCRAFNKGEKKNKCAQECSYFNITKVENRDKLPQPGQVDPLSHCKEKDVDDCWFYYTYSVNGNNEVIVHVVETPECPTGPDIIPIVAGVVAGIVLIGLALLLIWKLLMIIHDRREFAKFEKEKMNAKWDTGENPIYKSAVTTVVNPKYEGK